In one window of Syngnathus scovelli strain Florida chromosome 20, RoL_Ssco_1.2, whole genome shotgun sequence DNA:
- the extl3 gene encoding exostosin-like 3, protein MQRNSGGLGGGGQPWVLRRVRLTWLSFMLFFILVFFPLIAHYYLTTIDEAGSPDKRIFGPRPGGELCEAKHVQDLCRIRESVSEELLQLEAKRQELNGEIARLNLRIEACKRSIDSAKQDLLQLKNVISQTEHSYKELMAQNQPKLSLPVRLLPDKEDPGLPPPKSSRSCRLHTCFDYARCPLTSGFPVYVYDTDSYPWGEYIDPLVKQAFATSAKNNIYVTNDPGVACLYLVLVGELLESPSSLPPNPSDLEKQLKALPYWRSDGHNHVLVHLSRNSLTQNFLYNVSTGRAALVQSTYLEQQYRDGFDLVASPLVHALSEPNFLHVPHQVPVKRKYLFTFQGERVESLRSSLREIPPQSFEEEMDGDPPADYDDRIIGTLKAVQDSQLDQVLIEFTCKNPKPSLPSEWSLCGEREDRLEVLKASTFALVIAPGDAQLVASAGCGMRLFEALEVGAIPVVLGDHSKLPYHQFIRWSEAAIMVPKPRVTELHFLLRSLSDNDMLAMRRQGRFLWETYFSTSESILNTILANIRTRIQIPAAPINEEPAQEIPHKAGKLAGTDANLADNGDLDLGPVETEPPYASPRYLRNFTYTAVDVYQTWNRAPGPFHLFPHTPLDPVLPSEAKFLGSGTGFRPIGGGVGGSGKEFQASLGGNVPREQFTVVMLTYEREEVLMNSLERLNGLPYLNKVVVVWNSPKPPSDDLLWPDIGLPIVVVHTEKNSLNNRFLPWDVVETEAILSIDDDAHLRHDEIMFGFRVWREARDRIVGFPGRYHAWDLNHQSWLYNSNYSCELSMVLTGAAFFHKYYAYLYSYVMPQAIRDMVDEFINCEDIAMNFLVSHITRKPPIKVTSRWTFRCPGCPQALSHDDSHFHERHKCINFFVKVYGYMPLLYTQFRVDSVLFKTRLPHDKTKCFKFI, encoded by the exons ATGCAGCGCAACAGCGGCGGACTCGGGGGCGGCGGACAGCCGTGGGTGCTGAGGCGGGTGCGTCTCACCTGGCTCAGTTTCATGCTTTTCTTTATTCTGGTGTTCTTCCCGCTCATTGCCCACTACTACCTCACCACCATCGATGAAGCCGGGAGTCCCGATAAGCGGATCTTCGGGCCCCGGCCCGGCGGCGAACTGTGCGAGGCCAAACATGTGCAAGATCTGTGCCGCATACGCGAGTCGGTCAGCGAGGAGCTGCTGCAGCTGGAGGCCAAGAGGCAGGAGCTCAACGGGGAGATCGCCAGGCTCAACCTGCGCATCGAGGCTTGCAAGAGGAGCATCGACAGCGCCAAGCAGGACCTGCTGCAACTGAAGAATGTTATCAGTCAAACGGAGCATTCCTACAAAGAACTCATGGCCCAAAACCAGCCAAAACTGTCCTTGCCTGTCCGATTACTTCCCGACAAGGAAGACCCGGGGTTGCCGCCGCCCAAATCGTCGCGGTCCTGCCGCCTGCACACCTGCTTCGACTACGCCCGCTGCCCCCTCACGTCTGGATTTCCAGTTTACGTTTATGACACGGACTCCTATCCGTGGGGGGAATATATCGACCCCCTCGTTAAGCAGGCGTTTGCCACGTCggctaaaaataatatatatgtaaCGAATGACCCCGGCGTCGCTTGTCTCTATTTGGTGTTGGTCGGAGAGCTGCTGGAGTCGCCGAGTTCTTTACCGCCAAATCCGTCTGATTTGGAGAAGCAACTGAAAGCTCTTCCCTACTGGCGATCGGATGGACACAATCATGTACTTGTCCATCTTTCCAGAAATTCCCTCACACAGAATTTCCTGTATAACGTCAGCACGGGGCGAGCGGCGCTCGTTCAATCCACCTACCTGGAGCAACAGTATCGCGACGGCTTTGACTTGGTCGCCTCCCCGCTGGTTCACGCGCTCTCCGAACCCAACTTCTTGCACGTGCCTCATCAGGTACCCGTGAAAAGGAAATACCTCTTCACCTTTCAAGGGGAGAGGGTGGAGTCGCTGAGGAGCAGCTTGCGGGAGATTCCTCCTCAGTCCTTCGAGGAGGAGATGGACGGAGATCCGCCTGCCGACTATGACGACCGCatcattggcactttgaaagccgTGCAGGATAGTCAGTTGGATCAGGTGCTCATAGAGTTCACCTGTAAAAACCCCAAGCCAAGTTTACCAAGCGAATGGTCTCTATGCGGAGAGCGAGAAGACAGGCTGGAGGTACTCAAGGCGTCAACTTTCGCCTTGGTGATCGCCCCGGGAGACGCTCAGCTGGTTGCCTCAGCGGGCTGCGGAATGAGACTTTTTGAAGCCCTCGAAGTCGGCGCCATCCCCGTAGTACTCGGCGACCACTCCAAACTGCCCTACCACCAGTTTATCCGATGGAGCGAAGCGGCCATCATGGTCCCAAAGCCGCGTGTGACGGAATTACATTTCCTGCTGCGCAGCCTCTCGGACAACGACATGTTAGCTATGAGGCGACAGGGTCGCTTCTTATGGGAGACTTACTTTTCCACCTCGGAGAGCATACTTAATACTATCCTTGCCAACATTCGCACCAGGATTCAGATTCCCGCCGCACCTATTAATGAAGAACCCGCACAAGAAATCCCCCATAAAGCGGGAAAACTAGCAGGTACCGATGCTAACTTGGCAGACAACGGCGACCTCGATTTGGGTCCTGTCGAGACGGAGCCACCGTACGCCTCGCCGCGCTATCTCCGCAACTTCACATACACGGCCGTGGACGTTTACCAGACGTGGAACCGTGCGCCCGgcccttttcacttattcccccATACTCCGCTGGACCCCGTTCTGCCCTCCGAAGCCAAATTCCTGGGTTCGGGAACAGGTTTCAGACCCATCGGCGGAGGCGTGGGAGGGTCCGGGAAGGAGTTCCAGGCATCTTTAGGCGGCAATGTTCCCAGGGAACAATTCACCGTGGTCATGCTGACGTATGAGAGGGAGGAAGTGCTGATGAACTCCTTGGAGAGGCTGAATGGACTGCCTTACCTCAACAAGGTCGTGGTCGTTTGGAATTCACCCAAGCCTCCTTCTGATGACCTTCTGTGGCCTGACATTGGGCTTCCCATTGTG gTCGTCCACACCGAGAAGAACAGCCTAAACAACCGTTTCCTTCCCTGGGATGTCGTGGAGACCGAGGCCATCCTTTCCATCGACGACGACGCCCACTTGCGCCACGATGAGATCATGTTTGGTTTCAG AGTTTGGCGAGAGGCCAGAGATCGCATCGTGGGTTTCCCAGGGCGCTATCACGCCTGGGATCTCAACCATCAGTCCTGGCTTTACAACTCTAATTACTCCTGTGAGCTCTCCATGGTCCTGACAGGAGCGGCGTTCTTCCACAAG TATTACGCCTACTTGTACTCCTACGTGATGCCCCAGGCCATCAGGGACATGGTGGATGAGTTCATTAACTGTGAGGACATCGCAATGAACTTCCTGGTCTCGCACATCACCCGCAAACCGCCAATCAAG GTGACATCTCGCTGGACCTTCCGCTGCCCCGGTTGCCCCCAGGCCCTGTCGCACGACGACTCGCATTTCCACGAGCGCCACAAGTGCATCAACTTTTTCGTCAAGGTGTACGGCTACATGCCGCTGCTGTACACGCAGTTCCGCGTGGATTCTGTGCTTTTCAAAACACGCCTGCCGCACGACAAGACCAAATGCTTCAAGTTCATCTAG
- the riox1 gene encoding ribosomal oxygenase 1 isoform X1, with translation MERKQMSAFSMYQTLPAGLSSAGTKRSLQLASKKKKRVNDNVIPARQGKKKKMKAKNHAAEVAIPRLSEPKCVNAGEDALNVLLAELAQINNSKERASKLFQWLINPIPSKAFFRETWEKKPVLVQRKNPNYYKGLFSTEEFDRILRQEDVQYGVNLDVTSYTDGKRETHNPPGRALPYTVWDFYESGCSLRMLNPQAFSSTVWNVLSILQEHFGSMAGANVYLTPAGTQGFAPHYDDIEAFVIQLEGKKHWRVYNPRSDDEVLPVLSSPNFTQAEIGKPILEVVLEAGDLLYFPRGFIHQGDCLSDAHSLHITVSSYQKNSWGDLLQKMVPTALEIAMEEDVEFRQGLPLDYLSYMGVQNSDKDDPRRAVFFSKIDNLMNKLRNFSAVDAAVDLKAREFLHDCLPPKLTAEEAAGSVHEAPARWEDGSVKDVGAYITSQTRVGLLRAGCARLCSDGDAVHLYYTTDNSRVYHKEEPKSFEIKPEVKMGVFLHLLCFFFQIFSKIFSFIQYTDAVEFLIHSYPQFVSVGSFPCDSMQEKISLAELLFKNGVIRKESLP, from the exons atggaaagaaaacaaatgtcaGCTTTCTCCATGTATCAAACGCTCCCAGCTGGACTATCGTCTGCTGGGACGAAGCGTTCATTGCAG CTGGCatctaagaaaaagaaaagagtgaATGACAATGTTATTCCCGCAAGgcaagggaaaaagaagaaaatgaaagcCAAGAATCATGCAGCAGAGGTTGCCATACCGAGACTGTCCGAA CCAAAGTGTGTAAACGCTGGTGAGGACGCCCTAAATGTGTTACTCGCTGAGTTGGCACAAATAAACAACAGCAAGGAACGGGCCAGCAAGCTTTTCCAGTGGCTGATCAACCCAATTCCCAGCAAGGCCTTCTTCAG GGAAACATGGGAGAAGAAACCTGTTCTTGTTCAGCGTAAAAATCCAAATTACTACAAGGGATTATTCTCCACAGAAGAGTTTGATCGCATTCTTCGACAG GAGGATGTTCAGTATGGCGTGAATTTAGATGTCACAAGCTACACGGATGGCAAGAGAGAAACGCACAACCCTCCTGGTAGAGCTTTACCATACACAGTTTGGGATTTCTATGAG AGTGGCTGCTCCCTCCGGATGCTGAATCCACAGGCGTTCTCCTCAACTGTATGGAATGTCCTGTCCATCCTGCAGGAGCATTTTGGCAGCATGGCAGGCGCCAATGT TTACCTTACACCAGCCGGAACACAAGGATTCGCCCCACATTACGATGACATTGAGGCTTTTGTCATTCAGTTGGAGGGAAAGAAGCACTGGAGGGTCTACAACCcaag GTCAGACGACGAAGTCCTGCCTGTGCTTTCAAGTC CCAATTTCACGCAGGCAGAAATTGGGAAGCCTATTCTGGAGGTGGTGCTGGAGGCAGGAGATCTCCTTTACTTTCCACGAGGGTTCATCCACCAGGGCGACTGCCTCTCGGATGCACACTCGCTTCATATTACTGTCTCCTCCTACCAGAAGAACAGCTGGGGAGATTTGCTTCagaag ATGGTTCCCACTGCTCTTGAAATTGCAATGGAGGAGGATGTGGAGTTCAGACAGGGCTTACCTCTGGACTACCTCTCCTACATGGGCGTTCAAAACTCCGACAAG GATGATCCACGCAGGGCAGTATTCTTCTCCAAAATCGATAACTTAATGAACAAGCTTAGGAATTTTTCTGCAGTCGACGCAGCTGTGGATCTTAAAGCCAGAGAGTTTCTTCATGATTGCTTGCCTCCAAAGCTCACTGCAG AGGAAGCAGCCGGAAGTGTGCACGAAGCACCTGCTCGGTGGGAGGATGGAAGCGTAAAGGACGTAGGTGCTTACATCACCAGCCAAACTCGAGTCGGACTCCTCAGAGCAGGCTGTGCTAG GCTCTGCAGCGATGGCGACGCCGTCCATCTTTACTACACCACCGACAACTCTAGAGTTTATCACAAAGAGGAGCCGAAAAGCTTTGAAATAAAACCTGAGGTAAAAATGGGAGTTTTCTTACAtttactttgttttttcttccaaatattttccaaaatattttcCTTCATCCAGTACACGGATGCAGTTGAGTTTCTGATCCACTCCTATCCTCAATTTGTGAGCGTAGGAAGTTTCCCGTGCGATTCAATGCAAGAGaag ATCTCTTTGGCTGAGCTACTTTTTAAGAATGGCGTCATCCGGAAGGAATCACTTCCATAG
- the riox1 gene encoding ribosomal oxygenase 1 isoform X2, translating to MERKQMSAFSMYQTLPAGLSSAGTKRSLQLASKKKKRVNDNVIPARQGKKKKMKAKNHAAEVAIPRLSEPKCVNAGEDALNVLLAELAQINNSKERASKLFQWLINPIPSKAFFRETWEKKPVLVQRKNPNYYKGLFSTEEFDRILRQEDVQYGVNLDVTSYTDGKRETHNPPGRALPYTVWDFYESGCSLRMLNPQAFSSTVWNVLSILQEHFGSMAGANVYLTPAGTQGFAPHYDDIEAFVIQLEGKKHWRVYNPRSDDEVLPVLSSPNFTQAEIGKPILEVVLEAGDLLYFPRGFIHQGDCLSDAHSLHITVSSYQKNSWGDLLQKMVPTALEIAMEEDVEFRQGLPLDYLSYMGVQNSDKDDPRRAVFFSKIDNLMNKLRNFSAVDAAVDLKAREFLHDCLPPKLTAEEAAGSVHEAPARWEDGSVKDVGAYITSQTRVGLLRAGCARLCSDGDAVHLYYTTDNSRVYHKEEPKSFEIKPEYTDAVEFLIHSYPQFVSVGSFPCDSMQEKISLAELLFKNGVIRKESLP from the exons atggaaagaaaacaaatgtcaGCTTTCTCCATGTATCAAACGCTCCCAGCTGGACTATCGTCTGCTGGGACGAAGCGTTCATTGCAG CTGGCatctaagaaaaagaaaagagtgaATGACAATGTTATTCCCGCAAGgcaagggaaaaagaagaaaatgaaagcCAAGAATCATGCAGCAGAGGTTGCCATACCGAGACTGTCCGAA CCAAAGTGTGTAAACGCTGGTGAGGACGCCCTAAATGTGTTACTCGCTGAGTTGGCACAAATAAACAACAGCAAGGAACGGGCCAGCAAGCTTTTCCAGTGGCTGATCAACCCAATTCCCAGCAAGGCCTTCTTCAG GGAAACATGGGAGAAGAAACCTGTTCTTGTTCAGCGTAAAAATCCAAATTACTACAAGGGATTATTCTCCACAGAAGAGTTTGATCGCATTCTTCGACAG GAGGATGTTCAGTATGGCGTGAATTTAGATGTCACAAGCTACACGGATGGCAAGAGAGAAACGCACAACCCTCCTGGTAGAGCTTTACCATACACAGTTTGGGATTTCTATGAG AGTGGCTGCTCCCTCCGGATGCTGAATCCACAGGCGTTCTCCTCAACTGTATGGAATGTCCTGTCCATCCTGCAGGAGCATTTTGGCAGCATGGCAGGCGCCAATGT TTACCTTACACCAGCCGGAACACAAGGATTCGCCCCACATTACGATGACATTGAGGCTTTTGTCATTCAGTTGGAGGGAAAGAAGCACTGGAGGGTCTACAACCcaag GTCAGACGACGAAGTCCTGCCTGTGCTTTCAAGTC CCAATTTCACGCAGGCAGAAATTGGGAAGCCTATTCTGGAGGTGGTGCTGGAGGCAGGAGATCTCCTTTACTTTCCACGAGGGTTCATCCACCAGGGCGACTGCCTCTCGGATGCACACTCGCTTCATATTACTGTCTCCTCCTACCAGAAGAACAGCTGGGGAGATTTGCTTCagaag ATGGTTCCCACTGCTCTTGAAATTGCAATGGAGGAGGATGTGGAGTTCAGACAGGGCTTACCTCTGGACTACCTCTCCTACATGGGCGTTCAAAACTCCGACAAG GATGATCCACGCAGGGCAGTATTCTTCTCCAAAATCGATAACTTAATGAACAAGCTTAGGAATTTTTCTGCAGTCGACGCAGCTGTGGATCTTAAAGCCAGAGAGTTTCTTCATGATTGCTTGCCTCCAAAGCTCACTGCAG AGGAAGCAGCCGGAAGTGTGCACGAAGCACCTGCTCGGTGGGAGGATGGAAGCGTAAAGGACGTAGGTGCTTACATCACCAGCCAAACTCGAGTCGGACTCCTCAGAGCAGGCTGTGCTAG GCTCTGCAGCGATGGCGACGCCGTCCATCTTTACTACACCACCGACAACTCTAGAGTTTATCACAAAGAGGAGCCGAAAAGCTTTGAAATAAAACCTGAG TACACGGATGCAGTTGAGTTTCTGATCCACTCCTATCCTCAATTTGTGAGCGTAGGAAGTTTCCCGTGCGATTCAATGCAAGAGaag ATCTCTTTGGCTGAGCTACTTTTTAAGAATGGCGTCATCCGGAAGGAATCACTTCCATAG
- the LOC125990075 gene encoding NADH dehydrogenase [ubiquinone] 1 beta subcomplex subunit 1, translated as MVNIAAFAREHWMNLLVPMGFVIGWYLDKQQDQKLTAFRNKSILYSRELKPGEEVTWK; from the exons ATGGTCAACATTGCAGCTTTCGCCCGTGAGCACTGGATGAACTTGCTGGTGCCCATGGGTTTTGTGATTGGATGGTACCTTGACAAGCAACAGGACCAGAAGCTGACCGCCTTCAGGAACAAAAGTATTTTATACAGCAG GGAGCTGAAACCTGGTGAGGAGGTGACTTGGAAGTAG